In Edaphobacter dinghuensis, one genomic interval encodes:
- a CDS encoding TonB-dependent receptor — MKRHKVYWSGISILLVLLVGCVPWTQAQLAVTTATLSGTVTDPSGAVIPQGTVKLSSPTNGVNRSLVTDANGHYSFSQLPPSTYNLDIQARGFKEYKQNGIVLDAAQSASQNVALTIGSDTQEVVVTSQASLLNTENANISADIDAKQVVELPLNLRNVYGLATLNSSVNNTSEGQMLLGGGGPSTDNADQDISFLNFAGGFFGTSAYMLDGVWDTDPEWGAVIYVPSVDAVQEFKVQNNSFTAQYGWSTGNVVNVVSKSGTNAFHGDAYEFYRNDALDANSWFNNHNGQPRLNFNRNQYGVAAGGPLYIPGLYRQREKTFIFGLYERLTLATPTNQTFSVPTADFRAGHFAALLGSQETDGQGNLVFDALGRPVYNGQIYDPHSVRAITKGQVDPKTGRIATSTGYIRDPIANNDITTVGQIDPIAAKLMGYYPTPTNSNLSNNFFASGTAPARSNEYLIRVDHNINDSARLYFRYSYKQEFKTGTPNYWGNSEAGPGNARPNNRYNMAAGYSQIFSPTLTMNLSTGVELWHETSTNQSRGFKPSSIGLPTYLDANSPEFPIVTVGGESPLGPTTNETVTNHGPVGSVALDFIKTHGRHTLNFGAMFVELEDDQANYFQSTLASAGTFTAGPNPNNPDPNTGSGTAQLLLGVLDGATTGTTYNPAVATHYFGGYVQDDWTPIPKLTLNLGIRYEVQTAPTYRHNVASTFNPTALNPIGTTIGQTLPGALQFLSDSQRGVYHNNYGNVAPRIGFNYETSHNVILHGGYGIFYPPSITCCFPGESAGFASQTTSPVTLDSITPNPAVSVANPFPNGYVPITGNSRGELQQVGDNVSSSFISRKSSYVQQFMAGFQWGFTPNDSLEVNYVGNRGTHMMNANINRSQLDPKYLSMGADALNTLVPNPFYGAIAAGTSPCQLDQPKIVQAHLLSPYPQYCNVTENGPTYGFSNYNALQASYNHRFSKGLTALVSYTYSKFLDNVEGNNSWSYTGSGGPANTYNLAAEKSVDGSDTPHSLVANYIYQLPIGRGRAVGNHMNRVADAVVGGWEVSQIVTFKQGIPLNVSGANQPTFGGNPRPDVIGDPHLSHRTIHEWFNTAAFAYAPYGTFGTAPRFFSNLRGPGYQNWDTAIMKNWHFTESMRFQLRGEMYNTFNRPQFYAPQGGGETYTGCDPNAAGNNNCSSTLGQITNTFPSRTVQFAGKFYW; from the coding sequence TTGAAACGACACAAAGTATATTGGAGCGGGATTTCAATCCTGCTCGTCCTGTTAGTAGGATGCGTTCCCTGGACGCAGGCCCAACTGGCAGTAACTACGGCAACTCTGAGCGGAACAGTGACAGACCCCTCCGGGGCAGTCATCCCTCAGGGGACGGTCAAGCTCAGCAGTCCGACCAACGGCGTGAACCGCTCATTGGTTACCGATGCCAACGGACACTATTCCTTCAGCCAGCTTCCCCCCTCCACCTATAACCTCGATATTCAAGCGAGAGGCTTTAAGGAGTACAAGCAGAACGGAATCGTACTGGATGCTGCCCAGTCGGCGAGCCAGAATGTGGCCCTGACCATAGGGTCCGATACGCAGGAGGTGGTCGTCACCTCGCAGGCATCCCTGCTTAATACGGAGAACGCGAATATCTCGGCCGACATCGACGCCAAGCAGGTAGTCGAGCTGCCTCTCAACCTGCGCAACGTATATGGCCTGGCTACCCTTAACTCTTCGGTTAACAATACCTCAGAAGGACAGATGCTTCTGGGCGGCGGCGGACCCAGCACCGATAATGCCGATCAGGACATCTCCTTTTTGAACTTTGCCGGCGGCTTCTTTGGAACTTCGGCCTACATGCTCGATGGCGTGTGGGACACCGATCCTGAGTGGGGAGCGGTCATCTATGTTCCCTCAGTGGATGCTGTTCAGGAGTTCAAGGTCCAGAACAACTCTTTTACGGCGCAGTATGGATGGAGCACGGGAAATGTCGTCAATGTTGTTTCGAAGTCGGGAACGAATGCATTTCATGGCGATGCCTATGAGTTCTACCGCAATGACGCGCTCGATGCGAATTCCTGGTTCAACAACCATAATGGTCAACCAAGGCTGAACTTCAACCGCAATCAGTATGGCGTTGCTGCCGGTGGTCCACTCTATATTCCGGGGCTCTATCGCCAGCGCGAGAAGACTTTCATCTTTGGTCTCTATGAGCGCCTTACTCTGGCCACACCGACCAATCAAACTTTTTCGGTTCCAACGGCTGACTTCCGCGCCGGACATTTTGCCGCGCTTTTAGGATCACAGGAGACGGACGGCCAAGGCAACCTGGTGTTCGATGCTCTTGGACGTCCTGTCTACAACGGCCAAATTTACGATCCCCATAGTGTACGCGCCATTACCAAGGGGCAGGTTGATCCCAAGACCGGCCGCATTGCTACCTCAACCGGCTATATTCGCGATCCGATTGCGAATAATGACATCACCACGGTTGGTCAGATTGATCCAATTGCAGCTAAATTGATGGGCTACTACCCTACGCCGACGAACTCCAATCTTTCTAATAACTTTTTTGCTTCCGGAACAGCACCTGCTCGCTCCAACGAGTATCTGATTCGTGTAGACCACAATATTAATGACTCGGCCCGGTTGTACTTCCGCTATTCGTACAAGCAGGAGTTCAAAACAGGCACACCGAATTACTGGGGCAACAGCGAGGCCGGCCCCGGCAATGCACGTCCGAACAACCGTTACAACATGGCCGCCGGATACAGTCAGATCTTTTCGCCGACTTTGACGATGAACCTCAGTACAGGCGTAGAGCTCTGGCACGAGACTTCCACGAACCAGTCTCGTGGCTTTAAACCTTCGAGTATTGGCCTTCCGACCTATCTGGATGCGAACAGTCCTGAGTTTCCGATTGTGACGGTTGGCGGCGAGTCGCCACTTGGGCCTACAACGAATGAGACGGTGACGAATCACGGTCCCGTGGGAAGCGTTGCGCTCGATTTCATCAAGACGCATGGGCGGCACACGCTTAACTTTGGAGCCATGTTTGTAGAGCTAGAAGACGATCAGGCAAACTACTTCCAATCGACCCTTGCTTCTGCCGGTACTTTTACGGCCGGTCCCAATCCGAATAATCCTGATCCCAATACGGGTAGCGGAACGGCACAGCTTCTGCTCGGCGTGCTTGATGGTGCCACGACCGGTACGACCTACAACCCTGCTGTGGCTACACACTACTTCGGTGGATATGTTCAGGACGACTGGACGCCGATACCGAAGCTGACTTTGAATCTTGGTATTCGTTACGAGGTTCAGACGGCGCCTACTTATCGCCATAATGTTGCGTCGACCTTCAACCCGACCGCACTGAATCCTATTGGAACTACGATTGGTCAAACACTGCCGGGAGCGCTGCAGTTCCTCTCTGACAGTCAGCGCGGCGTCTATCACAACAACTATGGCAACGTCGCCCCGCGTATCGGGTTCAACTACGAGACGTCCCATAATGTGATTCTCCATGGCGGATATGGGATCTTCTATCCGCCGTCGATCACCTGCTGCTTCCCTGGAGAGAGTGCCGGGTTTGCCAGTCAGACGACTTCACCTGTAACGCTGGATAGTATTACGCCGAACCCTGCTGTTAGTGTGGCGAATCCTTTCCCCAACGGATACGTTCCCATCACAGGCAACTCACGGGGAGAGCTGCAGCAGGTCGGCGATAACGTCAGCAGCTCTTTCATCAGCCGGAAGTCCAGCTATGTGCAGCAGTTCATGGCGGGCTTTCAGTGGGGTTTCACGCCAAACGATTCGCTCGAAGTCAACTATGTCGGCAATCGTGGAACACACATGATGAATGCGAACATTAACCGTAGCCAGCTTGATCCGAAGTATCTCTCCATGGGGGCCGATGCCTTAAATACTTTGGTGCCGAACCCGTTTTATGGAGCGATTGCTGCAGGTACAAGTCCTTGCCAACTGGACCAGCCTAAGATCGTGCAGGCTCATCTTCTGTCTCCGTATCCGCAGTACTGCAACGTGACGGAAAACGGGCCGACGTATGGCTTCTCAAACTACAACGCGCTGCAGGCTTCCTATAACCATCGATTCAGCAAGGGGCTTACGGCGCTGGTCTCTTACACCTACTCCAAGTTCCTCGATAACGTCGAAGGAAACAACTCCTGGTCGTATACCGGCAGCGGCGGACCTGCAAACACCTACAACCTGGCGGCGGAGAAGAGTGTGGACGGCTCCGATACGCCTCACAGCCTTGTGGCGAATTACATCTATCAACTGCCGATTGGGCGTGGTCGCGCTGTTGGCAATCACATGAACCGCGTGGCCGATGCTGTCGTCGGAGGATGGGAGGTCTCGCAAATTGTGACCTTCAAGCAAGGTATCCCTCTCAATGTCAGCGGAGCAAACCAGCCTACCTTTGGTGGAAACCCGAGGCCCGATGTTATCGGCGATCCTCATCTAAGCCATCGCACGATTCATGAGTGGTTCAATACCGCGGCGTTTGCCTATGCTCCCTATGGAACATTTGGCACTGCGCCACGGTTCTTCTCCAACCTCCGCGGGCCTGGCTATCAAAACTGGGATACCGCAATCATGAAGAACTGGCATTTCACCGAGTCGATGCGGTTCCAACTTCGCGGTGAGATGTACAACACCTTCAACCGCCCGCAGTTTTATGCGCCGCAAGGTGGGGGCGAAACCTATACTGGTTGCGATCCCAATGCCGCCGGCAATAACAACTGCTCCTCTACTTTGGGCCAGATCACGAACACCTTCCCTTCGCGAACCGTACAATTCGCAGGAAAGTTTTATTGGTGA
- a CDS encoding tetratricopeptide repeat protein — MPPAITTAPLLWARSRTPSLREPYNSQESFIGDLFLKSCLTILFLSLLALPNLVLGQQRQDDALASLLASAQHAQASADYATAVNDYTQAVKLRPDIPELWANLGLMQHEMKRYAEAARSFQQALRLKPSLYVPNLFMGMDYIRMGKTQEAVPYLLRAEKMNSADSLPPLTLGRAYTTLDKFLPAAHAYQRAIKLDPQKSEAWFGLGIVRLDQVEEAARRMSGEFPNSSFAKALYAESLVKQARYKEAATSYKSALVAEPQPPCIHAELGLLWLKQGDAGQAETEFKAEQKKGNSCSLATLGQARLQMDSGSDEDAFKLLDDLWRRDRGFLQANASVLIDGLVPERAEEFQRFLMQKQVAGAIGPDAYQLLSSILRGQSQPANESLSRLGATKLPVQENYLAGRYGQCAAQLQESLVTKDAGRLQTLSACAYFTGDYELAADGSASLAAVAPHSATALYWSIKANERLAFIALDKFQQLEPNSARSHLLLGDIYRQRQRFDDAQAEYRKALAADPNDLAALLGLASAYLGNGNTEKTIQVAQSGLNQAPNDAELNLVMGEALVSGHQYADAEPFLLKSLAAKSQMLPHVHALLGQVYAEAGKTQQAIEELKLGLPSDQDGSLHYQLARLYRKTGDTKAAAEAIDQMKVIQQQYRQGAVVALQDSRSSALDDGP; from the coding sequence ATGCCGCCGGCAATAACAACTGCTCCTCTACTTTGGGCCAGATCACGAACACCTTCCCTTCGCGAACCGTACAATTCGCAGGAAAGTTTTATTGGTGATCTGTTCTTGAAGTCTTGTCTCACAATCCTGTTTCTGTCGCTGCTGGCCTTGCCCAATCTGGTGCTGGGCCAGCAGAGACAGGATGATGCGCTCGCGTCGCTGCTGGCCTCTGCCCAACATGCCCAGGCGAGTGCTGACTATGCAACGGCTGTCAACGACTATACGCAGGCAGTAAAACTTCGTCCGGATATTCCGGAGCTGTGGGCAAATCTTGGATTGATGCAGCACGAGATGAAGAGGTATGCCGAAGCTGCACGCTCATTTCAGCAGGCTTTAAGGTTAAAGCCATCGCTCTACGTGCCGAATCTTTTTATGGGAATGGACTACATCCGCATGGGGAAGACTCAGGAAGCAGTTCCATATTTGTTGAGAGCGGAGAAGATGAACAGCGCCGATTCTCTGCCACCGCTTACCCTCGGGCGTGCGTACACTACTTTGGATAAATTTCTCCCCGCAGCACATGCATATCAACGAGCAATTAAGCTCGATCCGCAAAAGAGCGAAGCGTGGTTTGGGCTGGGTATCGTTCGCTTGGATCAGGTGGAAGAAGCTGCTCGTCGCATGTCCGGTGAATTTCCGAACTCTTCATTTGCGAAAGCGCTCTATGCGGAGTCGCTTGTAAAGCAGGCTCGCTATAAAGAAGCTGCAACTTCCTATAAGAGTGCGCTTGTCGCAGAGCCTCAGCCGCCCTGCATTCATGCTGAACTGGGTCTTCTCTGGCTTAAACAGGGAGATGCCGGACAAGCAGAGACGGAGTTTAAGGCTGAACAAAAAAAAGGTAATAGCTGTTCTTTAGCGACTCTTGGACAGGCTCGCCTGCAAATGGATAGCGGCTCTGACGAGGATGCATTCAAGCTGCTCGATGATTTATGGAGAAGGGACCGAGGGTTTCTTCAGGCCAATGCTTCGGTGCTTATCGATGGACTGGTGCCGGAGCGCGCTGAAGAGTTTCAGCGGTTTCTCATGCAGAAGCAGGTTGCCGGAGCGATTGGTCCTGATGCATATCAATTGCTGTCCAGTATTCTTCGTGGCCAATCGCAACCTGCAAACGAATCTCTCTCGCGGTTGGGTGCAACAAAGCTTCCGGTACAGGAGAACTATTTGGCTGGCCGCTATGGGCAGTGTGCAGCTCAGTTGCAGGAGAGCCTCGTAACAAAAGATGCGGGCAGGCTTCAGACGCTGTCGGCCTGTGCTTATTTTACTGGCGACTATGAGTTGGCGGCCGATGGCTCGGCATCGCTTGCAGCGGTAGCGCCGCACTCGGCGACAGCATTGTATTGGTCTATTAAAGCCAACGAACGCCTTGCTTTTATTGCCCTCGATAAGTTTCAACAGCTTGAACCGAACTCGGCTAGAAGTCATCTTCTTCTTGGCGACATCTATCGTCAGCGCCAGCGCTTTGACGATGCGCAGGCCGAGTACCGAAAAGCATTGGCTGCTGATCCGAATGATCTTGCTGCACTGCTCGGCTTGGCATCGGCTTATCTAGGTAATGGCAATACTGAGAAGACGATTCAGGTAGCGCAATCGGGGTTGAATCAAGCTCCCAATGACGCTGAGTTGAACCTGGTTATGGGGGAGGCACTTGTGTCGGGCCATCAGTATGCCGATGCTGAGCCATTTTTGTTGAAGTCCCTTGCGGCGAAATCTCAGATGCTTCCCCATGTCCATGCCCTTTTGGGGCAAGTCTATGCAGAGGCTGGTAAAACGCAGCAGGCCATCGAAGAGCTTAAGCTGGGCTTGCCGAGCGATCAAGACGGCAGTCTTCACTATCAACTCGCAAGACTCTATCGCAAAACGGGCGATACGAAAGCTGCTGCTGAGGCCATCGATCAGATGAAAGTTATTCAACAGCAATACAGACAGGGTGCGGTTGTTGCTTTGCAGGACTCTCGCTCTTCAGCACTGGATGATGGGCCATAG
- a CDS encoding glycoside hydrolase family 31 protein, whose product MRRSNFLCAIMAATFFTQAVTILYGQTITPSGLFQFNHATAFSSLPDGIEISDGPAHEVITALRDDVLRVRMTRQGAMSENASWAVLTEARKSSVATTPDINAEHYGFRTHSLIVEVDKKSLCLTVRDLEGNILQQDVRPAQFDGTAFRVFKTMPLDEHYFGLGDKTGPLDRREEAFALWNTDAYRFQESTDPLYKSIPFFLTYKAGVTLGVLLDNTWRTSFDFGKELPNIYSFGAVNGPLNYYILYGPSPKQVVESYAWLTGKPPLPPRWTLGFQQSRYSYESQARVMEIANHLRADHIPADAIYLDIGFQEKNRPFTVDQKRFPDFSGMIAQLKAKNFHVVAITDLHIANLPNAGYAPYDSGIAGDHFVKNPDGSVYTGVVWPGPSVFPDFTRQQTRAWWGTLYRNFQHDGIEGFWNDMNEPSIFDSPTKTMPVDVIHRIDEPGFLKRTATHAEIHDVYGMENSRATFDGLLALAPNVRPFVLTRATYAGGQRYAATWTGDNSSTWNHLRLTTPMLKNLGLSGFAFAGADVGGYAGTPPPDLLTKWLEVAAFQPIDRDHTESGTGDQEPWVGGPQQEAIRRRFIEERYRLMPYLYTLAEESSRTGLPMVRPLFLEFPDAAPDHHPLDIDLPASGEFLLGPDLLIAPSPWPEQLDHYLAEFPAEDWYDYWTGRQVLEDGGAGNAGQSPLTLNLQPELASLPVFVRGGAILPMEPLVQSTNETPRGPLTLRVYYGGPGKQCAGSLYTDDGKTYAYRKGEFLRMQFTCKVDDKGFHLHVSAHEGSYPAWWKEISAEVYGWSPKTKQISLNGRSEGQTALKSLPHGVDVVFADDGKGDDLLIR is encoded by the coding sequence ATGCGACGCTCTAACTTTCTTTGCGCCATTATGGCCGCCACCTTTTTCACTCAGGCAGTAACTATCCTTTACGGGCAAACGATTACGCCGTCAGGCCTGTTTCAGTTCAATCATGCAACTGCGTTTTCATCGCTTCCAGATGGAATCGAGATCAGCGATGGTCCTGCGCACGAAGTAATTACAGCGTTGCGCGATGATGTTCTGAGAGTCCGTATGACACGGCAAGGGGCTATGTCTGAAAATGCATCATGGGCAGTTCTCACAGAGGCACGAAAGAGCTCGGTCGCCACTACACCTGATATTAATGCAGAACATTATGGGTTTCGCACACACTCGCTGATTGTTGAAGTCGACAAGAAGAGCTTGTGTCTTACAGTTCGCGATTTAGAAGGAAATATCCTTCAGCAGGATGTGCGCCCGGCACAGTTTGATGGCACAGCGTTTCGAGTGTTCAAGACGATGCCGCTTGATGAGCACTACTTCGGATTAGGTGACAAAACGGGGCCTCTTGATCGGAGAGAGGAAGCATTTGCACTTTGGAATACCGATGCTTACCGCTTTCAGGAATCGACTGATCCTCTTTATAAGAGCATTCCTTTTTTTCTGACCTATAAAGCTGGGGTGACCCTTGGCGTTCTTCTTGATAACACCTGGCGCACAAGCTTTGACTTCGGTAAAGAACTGCCTAATATCTACTCATTTGGGGCAGTAAATGGACCGCTTAATTACTACATCCTTTATGGGCCTTCGCCGAAGCAGGTTGTCGAATCATATGCGTGGCTTACCGGTAAGCCGCCGTTGCCGCCGCGGTGGACGCTTGGATTTCAACAGTCGCGGTACAGCTACGAGTCGCAGGCGCGAGTGATGGAGATAGCGAATCATCTTCGGGCGGATCATATTCCGGCTGATGCGATCTATCTCGATATAGGCTTCCAGGAAAAGAATCGCCCATTCACGGTGGATCAGAAAAGGTTTCCAGACTTTTCGGGAATGATTGCACAGCTCAAGGCGAAAAACTTTCACGTCGTTGCCATCACTGATTTGCACATCGCGAATCTGCCCAACGCAGGTTATGCTCCGTATGATTCAGGCATTGCCGGCGACCACTTTGTCAAAAACCCTGATGGTTCTGTTTACACGGGGGTTGTTTGGCCTGGCCCAAGCGTTTTTCCTGACTTTACCCGGCAGCAGACGCGAGCCTGGTGGGGAACTTTGTATCGTAACTTTCAACATGATGGTATCGAAGGTTTTTGGAATGACATGAATGAGCCTTCCATCTTCGATTCACCGACCAAGACGATGCCTGTCGATGTGATTCATCGTATCGATGAGCCCGGCTTTTTGAAGCGTACAGCTACCCATGCAGAGATCCATGATGTCTATGGCATGGAGAACTCTCGTGCGACGTTCGATGGGCTGCTTGCACTTGCTCCAAATGTACGTCCCTTCGTCCTTACTCGAGCGACCTATGCCGGTGGTCAGCGGTATGCTGCGACCTGGACAGGAGATAACAGCAGCACATGGAATCATCTGCGACTTACAACACCCATGCTCAAGAATCTCGGATTAAGTGGGTTTGCGTTTGCGGGTGCCGATGTGGGTGGCTATGCTGGAACTCCGCCGCCGGATCTACTGACAAAGTGGCTTGAGGTCGCTGCCTTTCAGCCAATCGATCGGGACCACACGGAATCGGGAACCGGCGATCAGGAGCCATGGGTCGGTGGTCCCCAACAGGAAGCGATACGGCGCCGTTTTATTGAAGAGCGGTATCGACTTATGCCCTACCTTTACACCCTTGCAGAAGAGTCGTCGCGCACGGGACTACCTATGGTGCGTCCGCTCTTTCTTGAGTTTCCAGACGCAGCGCCTGATCATCATCCTCTCGATATCGACCTTCCTGCTTCTGGTGAATTTCTTCTCGGGCCTGATTTATTGATAGCTCCTTCTCCATGGCCGGAGCAACTGGACCACTACCTAGCAGAGTTTCCCGCGGAAGACTGGTATGACTATTGGACCGGCAGACAAGTTTTGGAAGATGGTGGGGCTGGGAACGCGGGGCAATCTCCTCTTACTTTGAATCTTCAACCTGAGCTGGCTTCACTGCCCGTATTTGTTCGTGGAGGTGCGATTCTTCCTATGGAGCCGCTGGTGCAAAGCACCAACGAAACACCTCGTGGGCCACTTACATTGCGTGTTTATTATGGTGGCCCCGGCAAGCAGTGTGCCGGCAGCCTCTACACAGATGACGGGAAGACATATGCCTATCGCAAGGGTGAGTTTTTGAGGATGCAGTTTACCTGCAAGGTTGATGACAAGGGATTCCATCTGCATGTCTCTGCTCACGAAGGTTCATATCCGGCTTGGTGGAAGGAGATCAGTGCCGAGGTCTATGGCTGGAGTCCGAAGACGAAGCAGATCAGCCTCAACGGAAGATCTGAAGGGCAGACTGCTTTGAAGTCTTTGCCTCATGGAGTTGATGTCGTCTTTGCGGACGATGGCAAGGGAGACGATCTGCTGATTCGCTAA
- a CDS encoding Lrp/AsnC family transcriptional regulator, with protein MTGFNTPSIDDIDCEILAELQTNARIPFAELGRRVGLSTPAVIERVRRLEDSHVIMGYRALVDPSKVGLPVRAFVKVTVAGDKLVKFAALIRNLPEVLECHRVTGAESFMVQVAVRDVSHMEEVIDSMMPYVATNTSMILASPVPWNKVLPAVRHTKKVRSQNQTQK; from the coding sequence ATGACTGGATTTAACACACCGTCCATTGATGACATCGATTGTGAAATTCTGGCGGAGCTTCAAACGAACGCGCGCATCCCCTTTGCCGAGCTTGGCCGCCGCGTAGGCCTATCAACGCCAGCGGTGATTGAACGAGTCCGCAGACTGGAAGACAGTCATGTGATTATGGGCTATCGAGCGCTTGTAGATCCCAGCAAGGTCGGACTTCCTGTAAGGGCATTCGTCAAAGTGACCGTGGCTGGTGACAAGCTCGTAAAGTTCGCTGCCCTGATACGAAACCTGCCCGAGGTATTAGAGTGCCACCGCGTAACTGGCGCCGAGTCTTTCATGGTGCAAGTGGCTGTGCGTGATGTAAGCCACATGGAGGAGGTTATCGATTCGATGATGCCTTATGTGGCAACCAATACATCGATGATCCTGGCCTCTCCTGTACCGTGGAACAAAGTCTTGCCGGCCGTTCGGCATACCAAAAAAGTGCGGTCGCAAAATCAGACGCAAAAATAG